A part of Sulfurimonas sp. HSL-1716 genomic DNA contains:
- the dnaN gene encoding DNA polymerase III subunit beta: MKITIAKSILENILISSQPFLEKKDTSQITSHVYIKVQNSVLTLKATDYEIGLDVSVEQINSIEDGEVTANGKKLLDIIRILKDSDVTLETKNDILHISQASSNFKLPTFLSNEFPLFPNYEGKPKISIDSHTLIESLKKITPAIDSNNPKFELNGALIDIKNDSIAFVSTDTRRLALVNINNSTQNVLSIIIPKKAIIEIQKLFFDNIEIYYDNTYLIIRSDQYTFYTKLINGKFPDYSRIIPKEIAKNILLPKSIIIDSIKQITTISNDMKLTLHKDKIIFESLSNDNIEAKTEISHTTGFDEPFILAVNSRYILDFLAQINNQEFTLGLNDSNLPFVLTDDNFKTIVMPIVI, from the coding sequence ATGAAAATCACAATAGCCAAATCTATCCTGGAAAATATACTAATATCCTCTCAGCCGTTTCTAGAAAAAAAAGATACTTCACAGATAACATCCCATGTCTACATAAAAGTCCAAAACTCTGTTTTAACTTTAAAAGCCACCGATTATGAGATAGGTCTGGACGTGAGCGTTGAGCAGATAAACTCGATAGAAGACGGAGAGGTAACCGCAAACGGTAAAAAACTACTGGATATCATCAGAATACTAAAAGACTCTGATGTCACCTTAGAAACTAAAAATGATATTCTTCATATCTCTCAAGCCAGTTCAAACTTCAAACTTCCTACATTTTTATCGAATGAATTTCCTTTGTTTCCGAACTACGAAGGAAAACCAAAAATATCCATCGATTCACATACATTGATAGAATCACTCAAAAAAATAACGCCTGCCATCGATTCAAATAATCCTAAATTTGAACTAAACGGCGCATTGATAGATATTAAAAACGACAGCATCGCTTTTGTTTCTACAGATACCAGACGTCTGGCACTCGTAAATATCAATAACTCTACACAAAACGTGCTCTCTATTATTATTCCTAAAAAAGCTATCATAGAGATACAAAAACTATTTTTCGATAATATAGAGATCTATTATGATAATACTTATCTTATCATTCGTTCCGATCAATACACTTTCTATACGAAACTGATAAACGGAAAATTCCCTGATTATTCAAGGATTATCCCTAAAGAGATAGCAAAAAATATCCTGCTTCCAAAATCGATCATAATCGATTCTATCAAACAGATAACGACTATCTCAAATGATATGAAGCTGACTCTGCATAAAGATAAAATAATCTTTGAAAGTTTAAGCAACGACAATATCGAAGCAAAAACAGAAATATCTCATACCACCGGTTTTGACGAGCCGTTCATATTGGCAGTCAACAGCAGATATATTTTGGATTTTCTGGCACAGATCAATAACCAGGAATTCACGCTTGGCTTGAACGATTCCAATTTGCCTTTTGTTTTAACAGACGATAATTTTAAAACGATCGTAATGCCTATAGTCATATAA
- the dnaA gene encoding chromosomal replication initiator protein DnaA, giving the protein MNIGEKVLLKLKEEIPQIEYDRYIKQLFFDEKRSSSDNAVYYAPNTLIANYIKTKYSEKISHLFEVYGSNKVHVIITLKSKIDASVKAAKNVVDKEKIKHSLLNPSHTFDNFVVGGSNQFAYAAAKSVSEKPGDIYNPLFIYGGVGIGKTHLMQAVGNVLQNQGKNVIYTSVEQFLNDFLRHLRNGNMDRFKDKYRKCDVLLIDDIQFLSNKDSLQEEFFHTFEALKNDKKQIIITSDKHPKQIGGLEERLKSRFEWGLIADIQPPELETKINIIKKKCEINRIKLNNDVINYIATIIENNAREIEGILSKLHAYAKLMNIDINIEFAKNVLKEQQRENRANITIDLIMDIVAKELNVKPSEIKSKSRSRNIVYARRIAIYLCRDLTTNSMPQLAQYFGMKDHTAISHTMKKINELIKNDEDFRTKIEELNNKIKSTS; this is encoded by the coding sequence ATGAATATCGGCGAAAAAGTTCTTCTTAAACTCAAAGAGGAGATACCCCAGATCGAATATGACAGATATATAAAACAACTTTTCTTCGATGAAAAAAGATCGAGCAGCGATAACGCCGTATACTATGCACCCAACACTTTGATAGCAAACTATATAAAAACAAAATATAGTGAAAAGATCTCTCATCTTTTTGAAGTATACGGTTCAAACAAGGTCCATGTGATAATAACTCTAAAATCCAAAATCGACGCGTCCGTAAAGGCGGCAAAAAATGTTGTCGATAAAGAGAAGATAAAACACTCTCTGCTCAATCCTTCTCATACATTCGATAACTTTGTCGTAGGAGGCTCCAATCAGTTCGCTTATGCAGCAGCAAAAAGCGTAAGTGAAAAACCGGGAGATATCTATAACCCTCTTTTCATCTACGGCGGCGTTGGGATCGGAAAAACCCACCTTATGCAGGCGGTAGGAAACGTACTGCAAAATCAGGGTAAAAACGTTATCTATACATCCGTCGAACAGTTCTTAAACGACTTCCTGCGCCACCTTAGAAACGGAAATATGGACAGATTCAAAGACAAGTACAGAAAATGTGATGTCCTGCTCATTGACGATATTCAGTTTTTGAGCAACAAAGATTCTTTGCAAGAGGAGTTCTTTCACACGTTTGAAGCGCTGAAAAACGACAAAAAGCAGATCATCATCACGTCGGATAAACATCCAAAACAGATAGGGGGTCTTGAAGAGAGGCTTAAAAGCCGCTTTGAATGGGGTCTTATAGCAGATATCCAGCCGCCGGAACTCGAAACGAAGATCAACATCATCAAGAAAAAATGCGAGATCAACCGTATTAAGCTCAATAACGATGTTATCAACTACATCGCAACCATCATAGAGAACAATGCACGTGAAATAGAGGGCATACTCTCAAAGCTTCATGCCTATGCAAAACTGATGAATATCGATATCAATATCGAATTTGCCAAGAACGTTCTAAAAGAGCAGCAGCGTGAAAACCGTGCAAACATTACGATCGACCTTATTATGGACATCGTAGCAAAAGAGTTAAACGTGAAACCAAGCGAGATCAAATCAAAGAGCAGATCCAGAAACATCGTCTATGCGAGACGCATCGCTATCTATTTATGCCGCGATCTCACCACAAACTCTATGCCTCAGCTTGCTCAATATTTCGGAATGAAAGACCATACGGCCATCTCACACACTATGAAAAAAATAAACGAGCTTATCAAAAACGATGAAGATTTCAGAACAAAAATAGAGGAATTAAACAACAAAATAAAATCCACATCGTAA